One stretch of Zingiber officinale cultivar Zhangliang chromosome 6B, Zo_v1.1, whole genome shotgun sequence DNA includes these proteins:
- the LOC121992583 gene encoding arginine decarboxylase-like isoform X2: protein MSVEGISDPDTLDDSSILTKRIDAPLIDALKATAEEDVACFHFPGHNRGKAAPYVLSDLIGHGTFTHDLPELPELDDLFSPKGAILDAQVKAAKLFGASETWFLVGGTTCGIQASIMATCCPGDVLILPRNSHISATSGLILSGAMPKYILPEYSSHWDIAGGVTPTQVETAIKELEGGRKAPAAVLVTSPTYHGICSNLSEIMELCHSRGIPVIVDEAHGAHFRFHPNFPSTALEQGADLAVQSTHKVLSSLTQSSMLHGSGNLIDRERITKCLQILQSSSPSYLLLASLDAARAQIEEKPDTIFSNALALSLLAKHEIRKIPGVSLLESSCFVSGFPAIDPLRITLGVSQLHMSGYLADEELWEGHHIIPELVGSKSLTFAVNLGTTRKDVERLISGFKTVSIKFFKGSNLQSGVENGVLIPDLTTYGSMQLSPRDAFFAKKRRVSIRESLGEICGELICPYPPGIPVMVPGEVITDEALSYLLNVMRMGAEISGASDHRLSSILVCIASHNGKVAQEA from the exons ATGAGTGTTGAAGGAATATCAGATCCTGATACTTTAGATGATTCATCGATATTGACCAAGAGAATTGATGCTCCTTTGATTGACGCCCTGAAAGCTACTGCAGAAGAAGATGTCGCTTGCTTTCACTTCCCGGGACATAACAGGGGGAAAGCAGCTCCATATGTATTGTCTGATCTTATTGGTCATGGAACTTTTACACATGATCTACCTGAACTCCCAGAGTTGGACGATTTATTCTCTCCAAAAGGTGCAATTTTAGATGCTCAGGTAAAAGCAGCAAAATTGTTTGGTGCATCTGAGACATGGTTTCTTGTTGGAGGCACCACTTGTGGCATACAAGCGTCCATAATGGCTACTTGTTGTCCGGGTGATGTACTAATTCTACCACGGAATTCTCATATTTCTGCAACCTCGGGTCTCATATTGTCTGGTGCGATGCCAAAGTACATTCTACCAGAGTATAGTTCTCACTGGGACATTGCTGGTGGAGTAACACCAACACAAGTTGAGACAGCCATAAAAGAATTGGAGGGGGGCAGAAAAGCTCCAGCTGCAGTTTTAGTAACTTCGCCTACTTACCATGGCATATGCTCTAATTTGAGTGAAATCATGGAACTTTGTCACTCACGAGGCATTCCTGTTATAGTGGATGAAGCTCATGGTGCTCATTTTCGGTTTCATCCAAACTTCCCGAGCACTGCACTCGAACAGGGTGCCGACCTGGCTGTCCAGTCGACCCACAAGGTTCTATCCTCTCTCACACAGTCGTCTATGTTGCATGGATCTGGAAACCTTATAGACAGGGAGAGGATAACCAAATGCCTTCAAATTCTACAGAGTTCCAGCCCAAGCTATCTGTTACTTGCATCATTAGATGCTGCAAGAGCTCAGATAGAAGAAAAGCCAGATACAATTTTTTCGAATGCCTTGGCCTTGTCCTTGCTCGCAAAACATGAAATAAGAAAAATTCCAGGGGTATCTTTGCTGGAGTCCTCTTGTTTTGTCTCTGGTTTTCCGGCTATTGATCCCTTGCGCATCACTCTTGGAGTATCTCAGCTCCATATGTCAGGCTATTTGGCTGACGAGGAACTCTGGGAAGGACATCACATAATACCTGAACTCGTAGGAAGCAAATCCTTAACATTTGCTGTCAACTTGGGTACAACTAGGAAAGATGTTGAGAGGCTTATTTCCGGCTTTAAAACGGTTtccattaaattctttaaaggcAGCAATCTACAATCTGGTGTGGAGAATGGAGTTCTAATTCCAGATCTGACTACATATGGTTCCATGCAACTCAGTCCTAGGGATGCATTTTTTGCCAAAAAAAGGAGAGTAAGCATTAGGGAAAGCCTCGGAGAGATCTGTGGCGAGTTGATATGCCCATACCCACCTGGTATTCCAGTCATGGTTCCTGGTGAAGTTATAACCGACGAAGCTCTGTCATATCTGTTAAATGTTATGAGGATGGGAGCTGAAATCAGTGGAGCATCTGATCATCGGCTTTCGTCAATTCTTGTATGTATTGCATCACATAATGGCAAG GTTGCCCAAGAAGCTTAA
- the LOC121992584 gene encoding protein PHOSPHATE STARVATION RESPONSE 3-like isoform X2, which translates to MSSRSLIMIKQNNPPKGRKHACHASPISVQLNSQHDCEERIGGNVSSMSSCIQTEPLKSSSFLKDLSLSLKRSSPVPEPESPLSHVSVTEFSEPIFSRSSTFCASMYSSSVNSSEPCSKQNNFPFLPHHMKYDLVEDFLNLSSDASEGIISGENYGNSVLAVSEQMEFQILSEQLGIAITDNGESPALDDIYNKPEMPSLPLCSNHNQSVQSSKPPDKIQLHSSPTTVVTSSANKPRLRWSVELHERFVEAVEKLDGAEKATPKGVLKLMNVEGLTIYHVKSHLQKYRFAKYLPGTKEDKKASSSGDTKAPSISDDGDLDKRNIQVTEALRMQIEVQKQLHEQLEVQRALQLKIEENARYLQKILEEQAKANSSSEQRPSSDSQLETIHLSTEQPNARTDSTSFNPMKQKANDLNDDSKSITPHHLTL; encoded by the exons ATGAGCAGCCGCagtttaatcatgattaaacAAAATAATCCtcccaaaggaagaaaacatgcTTGTCATGCCTCACCGATATCAGTTCAACTTAATAGCCAACATGATTGTGAAGAACGAATAGGTGGCAATGTATCCTCCATGAGCTCTTGTATTCAGACAGAACCTCTCAAATCATCCAGCTTCCTGAAGGACCTTTCTTTGTCACTCAAAAGATCAAGTCCAGTACCTGAACCAGAAAGTCCTCTTTCTCATGTATCAGTCACTGAATTCTCTGAACCTATATTTTCTCGTTCTTCTACATTCTGTGCCAGTATGTACTCTTCATCTGTGAACAGCTCAGAGCCCTGTTCCAAGCAGAATAACTTTCCCTTCCTTCCTCATCATATGAAAT ATGACTTGGTGGAAGATTTTCTTAATCTCTCTAGTGATGCTTCAGAGGGAATCATCAGTGGAGAAAACTATGGGAACAGTGTCTTAGCAGTCAGTGAGCAAATGGAATTTCAAATTTTATCCGAACAACTTGGTATAGCTATCACGGATAATGGGGAAAGCCCTGCCTTGGAT GACATATACAACAAGCCAGAAATGCCATCTCTTCCACTGTGTTCTAACCACAACCAAAGTGTTCAGTCTTCGAAGCCTCCTGATAAAATCCAATTGCATTCATCGCCTACTACAGTTGTGACTTCATCTGCAAACAAACCTAGATTAAGATGGAGCGTGGAGCTCCATGAGCGATTTGTAGAAGCTGTGGAGAAGCTTGATGGGGCTGAGA AGGCAACTCCGAAGGGGGTACTAAAGCTTATGAATGTTGAAGGCCTAACTATTTATCATGTAAAGAGTCATTTGCAG AAATATCGGTTTGCTAAGTATCTCCCTGGGACCAAAGAAG ACAAAAAGGCTTCCTCCTCCGGAGATACAAAAGCACCCTCAATCAGTGATGATGGTGACTTGGACAAGAG GAATATTCAAGTCACTGAAGCTCTTCGGATGCAGATAGAGGTTCAAAAACAGCTCCATGAACAACTTGAG GTCCAAAGAGCACTTCAGTTAAAAATAGAGGAGAACGCAAGGTACTTGCAGAAAATTCTCGAAGAGCAGGCAAAAGCAAACTCTTCCTCCGAGCAAAGGCCAAGCTCAGATTCACAGTTAGAGACAATTCATCTCTCAACAGAGCAACCCAATGCAAGAACCGACTCCACATCATTTAACCCTATGAAGCAAAAGGCAAACGACTTAAATGATGACTCCAAATCCATCACTCCACATCATTTAACCCTATGA
- the LOC121992584 gene encoding protein PHOSPHATE STARVATION RESPONSE 3-like isoform X1, protein MSSRSLIMIKQNNPPKGRKHACHASPISVQLNSQHDCEERIGGNVSSMSSCIQTEPLKSSSFLKDLSLSLKRSSPVPEPESPLSHVSVTEFSEPIFSRSSTFCASMYSSSVNSSEPCSKQNNFPFLPHHMKCEQQNSSVQSSNSPLLFCGDIIVENNEDEHTDDLVEDFLNLSSDASEGIISGENYGNSVLAVSEQMEFQILSEQLGIAITDNGESPALDDIYNKPEMPSLPLCSNHNQSVQSSKPPDKIQLHSSPTTVVTSSANKPRLRWSVELHERFVEAVEKLDGAEKATPKGVLKLMNVEGLTIYHVKSHLQKYRFAKYLPGTKEDKKASSSGDTKAPSISDDGDLDKRNIQVTEALRMQIEVQKQLHEQLEVQRALQLKIEENARYLQKILEEQAKANSSSEQRPSSDSQLETIHLSTEQPNARTDSTSFNPMKQKANDLNDDSKSITPHHLTL, encoded by the exons ATGAGCAGCCGCagtttaatcatgattaaacAAAATAATCCtcccaaaggaagaaaacatgcTTGTCATGCCTCACCGATATCAGTTCAACTTAATAGCCAACATGATTGTGAAGAACGAATAGGTGGCAATGTATCCTCCATGAGCTCTTGTATTCAGACAGAACCTCTCAAATCATCCAGCTTCCTGAAGGACCTTTCTTTGTCACTCAAAAGATCAAGTCCAGTACCTGAACCAGAAAGTCCTCTTTCTCATGTATCAGTCACTGAATTCTCTGAACCTATATTTTCTCGTTCTTCTACATTCTGTGCCAGTATGTACTCTTCATCTGTGAACAGCTCAGAGCCCTGTTCCAAGCAGAATAACTTTCCCTTCCTTCCTCATCATATGAAATGTGAGCAACAGAATTCATCTGTTCAATCCTCAAATTCTCCTCTTCTGTTCTGTGGAGATATTATTGTGGAAAATAACGAAGATGAACACACAGATGACTTGGTGGAAGATTTTCTTAATCTCTCTAGTGATGCTTCAGAGGGAATCATCAGTGGAGAAAACTATGGGAACAGTGTCTTAGCAGTCAGTGAGCAAATGGAATTTCAAATTTTATCCGAACAACTTGGTATAGCTATCACGGATAATGGGGAAAGCCCTGCCTTGGAT GACATATACAACAAGCCAGAAATGCCATCTCTTCCACTGTGTTCTAACCACAACCAAAGTGTTCAGTCTTCGAAGCCTCCTGATAAAATCCAATTGCATTCATCGCCTACTACAGTTGTGACTTCATCTGCAAACAAACCTAGATTAAGATGGAGCGTGGAGCTCCATGAGCGATTTGTAGAAGCTGTGGAGAAGCTTGATGGGGCTGAGA AGGCAACTCCGAAGGGGGTACTAAAGCTTATGAATGTTGAAGGCCTAACTATTTATCATGTAAAGAGTCATTTGCAG AAATATCGGTTTGCTAAGTATCTCCCTGGGACCAAAGAAG ACAAAAAGGCTTCCTCCTCCGGAGATACAAAAGCACCCTCAATCAGTGATGATGGTGACTTGGACAAGAG GAATATTCAAGTCACTGAAGCTCTTCGGATGCAGATAGAGGTTCAAAAACAGCTCCATGAACAACTTGAG GTCCAAAGAGCACTTCAGTTAAAAATAGAGGAGAACGCAAGGTACTTGCAGAAAATTCTCGAAGAGCAGGCAAAAGCAAACTCTTCCTCCGAGCAAAGGCCAAGCTCAGATTCACAGTTAGAGACAATTCATCTCTCAACAGAGCAACCCAATGCAAGAACCGACTCCACATCATTTAACCCTATGAAGCAAAAGGCAAACGACTTAAATGATGACTCCAAATCCATCACTCCACATCATTTAACCCTATGA
- the LOC121992583 gene encoding arginine decarboxylase-like isoform X1, producing the protein MAMFIWAHTSAVISHPASDLLPSVSNFRECLNNQRCLISQQWKPAISAERLLRHRRKKCVPLMSVEGISDPDTLDDSSILTKRIDAPLIDALKATAEEDVACFHFPGHNRGKAAPYVLSDLIGHGTFTHDLPELPELDDLFSPKGAILDAQVKAAKLFGASETWFLVGGTTCGIQASIMATCCPGDVLILPRNSHISATSGLILSGAMPKYILPEYSSHWDIAGGVTPTQVETAIKELEGGRKAPAAVLVTSPTYHGICSNLSEIMELCHSRGIPVIVDEAHGAHFRFHPNFPSTALEQGADLAVQSTHKVLSSLTQSSMLHGSGNLIDRERITKCLQILQSSSPSYLLLASLDAARAQIEEKPDTIFSNALALSLLAKHEIRKIPGVSLLESSCFVSGFPAIDPLRITLGVSQLHMSGYLADEELWEGHHIIPELVGSKSLTFAVNLGTTRKDVERLISGFKTVSIKFFKGSNLQSGVENGVLIPDLTTYGSMQLSPRDAFFAKKRRVSIRESLGEICGELICPYPPGIPVMVPGEVITDEALSYLLNVMRMGAEISGASDHRLSSILVCIASHNGKVAQEA; encoded by the exons ATGGCCATGTTCATCTGGGCGCACACATCTGCTGTGATTTCTCATCCAGCCTCAGATCTTCTCCCGTCC GTATCTAACTTCCGTGAGTGTTTAAATAACCAAAGGTGTTTGATCTCTCAGCAGTGGAAGCCTGCGATTTCTGCT GAAAGGTTGTTGAGGCATAGAAGGAAGAAATGTGTACCATTAATGAGTGTTGAAGGAATATCAGATCCTGATACTTTAGATGATTCATCGATATTGACCAAGAGAATTGATGCTCCTTTGATTGACGCCCTGAAAGCTACTGCAGAAGAAGATGTCGCTTGCTTTCACTTCCCGGGACATAACAGGGGGAAAGCAGCTCCATATGTATTGTCTGATCTTATTGGTCATGGAACTTTTACACATGATCTACCTGAACTCCCAGAGTTGGACGATTTATTCTCTCCAAAAGGTGCAATTTTAGATGCTCAGGTAAAAGCAGCAAAATTGTTTGGTGCATCTGAGACATGGTTTCTTGTTGGAGGCACCACTTGTGGCATACAAGCGTCCATAATGGCTACTTGTTGTCCGGGTGATGTACTAATTCTACCACGGAATTCTCATATTTCTGCAACCTCGGGTCTCATATTGTCTGGTGCGATGCCAAAGTACATTCTACCAGAGTATAGTTCTCACTGGGACATTGCTGGTGGAGTAACACCAACACAAGTTGAGACAGCCATAAAAGAATTGGAGGGGGGCAGAAAAGCTCCAGCTGCAGTTTTAGTAACTTCGCCTACTTACCATGGCATATGCTCTAATTTGAGTGAAATCATGGAACTTTGTCACTCACGAGGCATTCCTGTTATAGTGGATGAAGCTCATGGTGCTCATTTTCGGTTTCATCCAAACTTCCCGAGCACTGCACTCGAACAGGGTGCCGACCTGGCTGTCCAGTCGACCCACAAGGTTCTATCCTCTCTCACACAGTCGTCTATGTTGCATGGATCTGGAAACCTTATAGACAGGGAGAGGATAACCAAATGCCTTCAAATTCTACAGAGTTCCAGCCCAAGCTATCTGTTACTTGCATCATTAGATGCTGCAAGAGCTCAGATAGAAGAAAAGCCAGATACAATTTTTTCGAATGCCTTGGCCTTGTCCTTGCTCGCAAAACATGAAATAAGAAAAATTCCAGGGGTATCTTTGCTGGAGTCCTCTTGTTTTGTCTCTGGTTTTCCGGCTATTGATCCCTTGCGCATCACTCTTGGAGTATCTCAGCTCCATATGTCAGGCTATTTGGCTGACGAGGAACTCTGGGAAGGACATCACATAATACCTGAACTCGTAGGAAGCAAATCCTTAACATTTGCTGTCAACTTGGGTACAACTAGGAAAGATGTTGAGAGGCTTATTTCCGGCTTTAAAACGGTTtccattaaattctttaaaggcAGCAATCTACAATCTGGTGTGGAGAATGGAGTTCTAATTCCAGATCTGACTACATATGGTTCCATGCAACTCAGTCCTAGGGATGCATTTTTTGCCAAAAAAAGGAGAGTAAGCATTAGGGAAAGCCTCGGAGAGATCTGTGGCGAGTTGATATGCCCATACCCACCTGGTATTCCAGTCATGGTTCCTGGTGAAGTTATAACCGACGAAGCTCTGTCATATCTGTTAAATGTTATGAGGATGGGAGCTGAAATCAGTGGAGCATCTGATCATCGGCTTTCGTCAATTCTTGTATGTATTGCATCACATAATGGCAAG GTTGCCCAAGAAGCTTAA
- the LOC121992585 gene encoding histidine biosynthesis bifunctional protein hisIE, chloroplastic-like isoform X1: protein MPAASLVCFHSLISGAVEHRLMSRVKHWNRNCSLKISASLSDQSFQPAAKSLPITSKVETLLDSVKWDSKGLAVAIAQNVDTGAILMQGFANKEALAVTIASRKATFYSRSRSTLWTKGETSMNFINVHDIFLDCDHDSIIYLGKPVGPTCHTGAETCYYSSVYDLLGDQESIQDHLASTTLYSLEATISQRKDEIDSLKNGKSSWTKKLLLDNELLCSKVREEASELVETLLQNEDKTRTASEMADLIYHAMVLLKLKDVKMEEVLEVLRKRFSQSGIEEKSSRKRSSNQS, encoded by the exons ATGCCAGCTGCTTCCCTTGTGTGTTTCCATTCTTTGATCAGTGGTGCAGTTGAACACCGTCTCATGAGTCGGGTGAAGCACTGGAACCGAAATTGTTCATTAAAAATCTCTGCTTCTTTATCTGATCAGTCATTCCAACCTGCAGCTAAGAGCCTTCCTATCACTTCTAAG GTAGAAACACTATTAGACAGTGTCAAATGGGACAGCAAAGGGTTGGCAGTTGCTATTGCACAAAACGTGGACACTGGAGCTATTTTGATGCAGGGTTTTGCAAACAAAGAAGCACTCGCAGTTACCATTGCATCTCGGAAGGCAACTTTCTACAGTAGATCAAGGTCAACCTTGTGGACGAAGGGAGAGACCTCTATGAACTTCATAAATGTCCATGACATTTTTCTTGATTGTGATCATGATTCA ATCATATACCTTGGGAAGCCTGTTGGACCAACCTGCCATACTGGAGCAGAGACCTGTTACTATTCTTCTGTATATGATCTTTTGGGTGATCAAGAG TCCATCCAAGATCATCTAGCATCTACAACCTTATACTCATTGGAGGCGACAATTTCACAACGCAAGGATGAAATCGACTCATTGAAAAATGGAAAATCATCATGGACGAAGAAGTTGCTTCTTGACAACGAGTTACTTTGCTCCAAAGTCAG AGAAGAGGCCTCAGAACTTGTAGAAACATTGCTCCAAAATGAAGACAAGACTCGAACTGCATCTGAGATGGCAGATCTGATATACCATGCAATGGTATTGCTCAAGCTTAAGGATGTAAAAATGGAGGAGGTCCTTGAAGTCCTTAGAAAAAGATTCTCTCAGTCGGGCATCGAGGAAAAGAGCAGCCGAAAGAGGTCTAGCAACCAAAGCTGA
- the LOC121992585 gene encoding histidine biosynthesis bifunctional protein hisIE, chloroplastic-like isoform X2, whose protein sequence is MQGFANKEALAVTIASRKATFYSRSRSTLWTKGETSMNFINVHDIFLDCDHDSIIYLGKPVGPTCHTGAETCYYSSVYDLLGDQESIQDHLASTTLYSLEATISQRKDEIDSLKNGKSSWTKKLLLDNELLCSKVREEASELVETLLQNEDKTRTASEMADLIYHAMVLLKLKDVKMEEVLEVLRKRFSQSGIEEKSSRKRSSNQS, encoded by the exons ATGCAGGGTTTTGCAAACAAAGAAGCACTCGCAGTTACCATTGCATCTCGGAAGGCAACTTTCTACAGTAGATCAAGGTCAACCTTGTGGACGAAGGGAGAGACCTCTATGAACTTCATAAATGTCCATGACATTTTTCTTGATTGTGATCATGATTCA ATCATATACCTTGGGAAGCCTGTTGGACCAACCTGCCATACTGGAGCAGAGACCTGTTACTATTCTTCTGTATATGATCTTTTGGGTGATCAAGAG TCCATCCAAGATCATCTAGCATCTACAACCTTATACTCATTGGAGGCGACAATTTCACAACGCAAGGATGAAATCGACTCATTGAAAAATGGAAAATCATCATGGACGAAGAAGTTGCTTCTTGACAACGAGTTACTTTGCTCCAAAGTCAG AGAAGAGGCCTCAGAACTTGTAGAAACATTGCTCCAAAATGAAGACAAGACTCGAACTGCATCTGAGATGGCAGATCTGATATACCATGCAATGGTATTGCTCAAGCTTAAGGATGTAAAAATGGAGGAGGTCCTTGAAGTCCTTAGAAAAAGATTCTCTCAGTCGGGCATCGAGGAAAAGAGCAGCCGAAAGAGGTCTAGCAACCAAAGCTGA